A region of the Geoalkalibacter sp. genome:
TTCGCGCCCGGGCGCACCACCAGCCGCAAGACCCGCATCCTCGCGAGCAACCAGCAGATGCTGCGCATCGACCGGGAAAGCAAGGATCCCATCGGCACGGAACTGGAAACGCAGCTAATCGAGCGCATCCGCGCCCTGGTCGCCGGCTGCCAGGTCATTCTCGTGTCCGATTATCTCAAGGGCGTGCTGACCGAGGGCCTGTTGCGCGAGATCTTCGCCATCGGGCGAGCGACCGGCATTCCCGTCGTCGTCGATCCCAAGGGCAGTGATTATCGCAAATATCTGGGCGCGACCCTGCTCACGCCCAACCGCAAGGAAGCACAAGCCGCCTCGGGCATCGCCATCACTGACCAAGCCGGCCTGTGTCGCGCGGGTCGGGCGCTGCGCGATTCCCTGCGGCTGGAAGCCCTGGTGCTGACACGCAGCGAAGAGGGCATGAGCCTGTTTCTCGCCGACGGCCGCGAGGTGCACCTGCCCACCGAGGCGCGGGAAGTGTTTGATGTTTCCGGCGCGGGCGATACGGTGCTGTCGCTGCTCGGCGCCGGGCTGGGCGCCGGGCTGTCCGTGGAGCAGGCCGCCCAGGTGGCCAATCTGGCGGCGGGCATCGTGGTCGGCAAGGTCGGCACCTCCACCGTCTCCCCCGAGGAAATTCTCGAGGTCGTCGGCCGCCGGCATTCCGACAGCGATCTGAAAATAAAAAACCGAGAAATCCTAAGTGTTCTTCTCGAGCGCGAACGCGAGCGCGGCAAGCGCATCGTCTTCACCAACGGCTGTTTCGACCTGTTGCACGTCGGGCATGTGAAATACCTGCAAAAAGCCCGCAACCTCGGTGATCTGCTGGTGCTCGGGCTCAACTCGGACGCTTCCATCCGCCGCCTCAAGGGCCCCAAGCGCCCGCTCATCGGCGAGGAGGAGCGCGCCCATCTCCTGGCCGCCCTCAAGTGCATCGATTACGTCGTCATTTTCGACGAGGACACGCCCTTTGAGCTGATCGGCGCCCTGCGCCCGCACATCCTGGTCAAGGGTGGGGATTACGCGCCCGAGGGCGTGGTCGGCAAGGAGTTGGTGGAAAGCTACGGCGGACGGGTCGAAATCATCCCCTTCGTGGACGGCAAGTCCACAACCAACGTCATCGAAACGATTCTCGAGCGCTATCGGGATGACTGAGCAAGCAGAGCGTCGCGCGGTGTTCCTCGATCGCGACGGGACGATCAATGTCGAAAAGGATTATCTTTTCCGTCCCGAGGAATTTGAGTTCATCCCCGGTGCGCCCGAGGCTATCGCGCGGCTCAATCAGGCAGGCTTTCTTGTCGTGGTCGTGACCAACCAGTCGGGGGTGGCGCGGGGGTATTTCGGGGAAGCGGACGTTCGACGGCTGCATGATTTTATTCAGCGCAAGCTGGCTGATCATGGGGCCGTCGTCGATGCCTTCTATCTGTGTCCCCATCATCCCGAGCATGGGGTCGGACCCTACAGGGTCGCGTGCGATTGCCGCAAGGGTCATCCGGGCATGCTGTTGCGCGCGGCCGTGGAGCACCAGATTGATCTGCGCCGCTCCTTCATGGTCGGCGACAAGCTGGCCGACGTGGAGGCGGGGAATCGCGCCGGATGCCGCTCCCTGCTGGTGCTGAGCGGCTACGGGCCCGAGGACGCGAAAAAGTTGCAGCCCGGGGAGGCCGTGGTCGTCGCGGATCTCTCCGCGGCGGTGGACGAAATTCTGCGAAGCGAGGAAACTCCATCATGAGCGCACCATCAGAGAAGATTCTCGTCACCGGCGCCGCCGGGTTCATCGGTTATCATCTGTGCGAGCGGCTGCTCGGCGAAGGATATGAGGTGGTCGGTCTCGACAACCTCAACGACTATTACGAGGTGTCCCTCAAGCAGGCGCGCCTGGCGCGACTCGTCGGGCGCGAGGGCTTTCGCTTCGTGCGCATGGATCTGGCGGATCGCGACAGCATGGCGGCCTTGTTCGCGCGGGAAAAATTCCAGCGCGTCGTCAACCTCGCCGCCCAGGCCGGGGTGCGCTACTCCCTGACCAATCCCCACGCCTACATCGACAGCAACCTGGTGGGCTTCATCAATATCCTCGAAGGCTGCCGGCACCATCAGGTCGAGCACCTGGTCTACGCCTCGTCGAGCTCGGTGTACGGCGCCAACACGCGCATGCCCTTTTCCATCCACGACAACGTCGATCATCCGGTGTCGCTCTACGCCGCGAGCAAAAAAGCCAACGAACTGATGGCCCACACCTACAGCCATCTCTACGGCCTGCCGACCACGGGGCTGCGCTTCTTCACCGTCTATGGCCCCTGGGGCCGGCCGGACATGGCGCTGTTTTTGTTCACCAAGGCGATTCTCGCCGGACGGCCCATCGACGTCTACAACCATGGCCGCATGCAGCGCGACTTCACCTACATCGACGACATCATCGAAGGCGTGACGCGGGTGACATTCCGAACCGCGGCGCCCAATCCCCACTGGCGGGGCGATGCGCCCGATCCCGGCACCAGCGCGGCGCCCTATCGGCTCTACAACATCGGCAACAACAATCCCGTCGAACTGCTGGCGATGATTGGCATTCTCGAGCAGGAACTCGGCCGCGCGGCGCAAAAGAATCTCATGCCCCTGCAACCGGGCGATGTGCCCGCGACCTACGCCGACGTCGATGATCTGATGCGCGATACGGGCTTTCGCCCCGCGACACCCTTGCAGGAGGGTATTCGGCGCTTCGTCGCCTGGTATCGGGAATTCTATCCAGGCTGAAGCATCCCCGATTCACACAACGACTGAAAAAGGCCACCGCAGAATCTGCCGGTGGCCTTTTTTTCTGGTAATGAAAGGGATTTTCAGCAGGCATTTTTCACCACGAATTTTCGCACGGCCTCGGCGGAGGCGGGGATGACCTGGCAGCGTTTGGGTTTGGCTTCGATGCCTTGCAGGGAGGCGGGGCGTTGCGGATCCTTGCCGATGGCCTGGCGCACGGCTTCGCCGAACTTGGCGGGGTGCGCGGTGGCCAGGCAGATCATGGGGCATTGGCCGGTGGAGAGTTCCTGGGCGGCGCGCACGCCGACGGCGGTGTGGGGGTCGAGGACGTAGCCGGTTTGCTCCTGGAAGGCGCGGATGGTGGCCAGGGTCTGGGAATCATCCACGGCGAGGGCGGCGAATTCGGACTGGATCCGCGCCTGCTGCTCGGCGCTGAAGCGCAGGCGGCCCTGGGCGCGGAAATCGGCCATGGCCTGGGTGACGGCGGCGCCGTCCTCGTCGAGCAGGTAATAGAGGTAGCGTTCGAAGTTGCTGGCGATCTGGATGTCCATGGAGGGCGACAGGGTGGTGGCGACCTTGCCCAGGGAATAGTCGCCGTCGCGCACCATGCGCGCCAGGATGTTGTTCTCGTTGGTGGCGAGAATCAGCTGCCGGATGGGCAGGCCCATGCGCCGCGCGATGTAGCCGGCGAAAATGTCGCCGAAATTGCCCGTCGGCACGGAAAAGCTGACCTCGCGGCAATCGGTGAGGCGCCGCACGCGGCCGAAGGCATAGAAGTAATAGACCACCTGCGCCAGCACGCGGGCCCAGTTGATTGAGTTGACGGCGCCCAGGGCGTACTGGTTTTTGAAGGCGACGTCGCCGAAGATCTCCTTGACGATGGCCTGGGCGTCGTCGAAGGTGCCTTCGACGGCGAGGTTGAAGACATTGGCGTCGGTCACGGTGGTCATCTGCAGCTCCTGGATGGGCGAGACCTTGCCGTGGGGATGCAGAATGAAGATGTGGATGTTTTCCTTGCCGCGCACGCCGGCGATGGCGGCGCTGCCCGTGTCGCCCGAGGTGGCGCCGAGGATGTTCATTTTTTGGCCGCGTTCGGCAAGCAGGTACTCGAAGAGATTGCCCAGAAACTGCAGGGCGACGTCCTTGAAGGCCAGCGTCGGCCCGTGGAACAGCTCAAGGATGTAGACGCCGTCCTCATGCACCACCGGCGTGATGTCCGGATGGGTGAAGCTGCGGTAGGAGCGCTCGATGAGGGTCTTGAGATCGGCCGAGGGCAGATCCGTGGCATACAGGGAGAGGATCTGAAAGGCCAGCTCCGGGTAGTCCAGTTTTGCCAGGGCTTCAATGTCGCCGGCGCCCAGGCTGGGAATGGTTTCAGGCAGCAGCAGGCCGCCGTCGTCGGCCAGGCCCATGAGCACGGCATCCTTGAAGGAAAGGCCGCTGACGCCGCCGCGGGTACTCTGGTAGCGCATGAGTTTTTTCTCCTCGGGTGAAATGTCGCGGCCACTATAGCAGAAGAGGTTTGGACTGCAAAGAATTCGAGAATCCGCCACACAAAAGGGGGAGCCGAGGCTCCCCCTTTTGTGTGGGTGTGCGTTGATCAAACCGGAGCGTCAGACTTTCTCCGCGAGGGTTTCCTGCACGTCGACCACGGCCACGGCGGCCATGTTGACGATCTCGGCGACGCTGTCGCCGCGCTGCAGGACGTGAATCGGCTTTTTCATGCCCATGAGGATGGGCCCGATGGTTTCGGCGCCGCCGAGTTTGTTCAGCATCTTGTAGCAGATGTTGCCCGATTGCAGGTCGGGGAAGATAAACACGTTGGCATCGCCCTTGAGACTGGAGAAGGGGTATTGCTTCTCCATCAAATCGGGATCCAGGGCCACATTGGCCTGCATCTCGCCATCGACGATGAGGTCGGGCGCCCATTCCTTGACCAGCTTGGTCGCCTTGGCCACCTTGTTGGTCAAGGGGTGCGGCGCGCTGCCGAAATTGGAGAACGACAGCATGGCGATGCGCGGCTTGACGTCGAAATAACGGGCCTTGGCGGCCGTGAGGATGGCTGTTTCCGCCAACTCTTCCGCCGTCGGTTCAATGGTCACGGTGGCATCGGCGCAGAACACCACGTCTTTTTTGAAGACCAGCATGTACAGACCGTGCACCTTGGAGAGGTGATCCTTTTTGCCGATGATCTCCAGCGCCGGGCGGATGGTGTCGGGATAGTGATGGGTGATGCCCGAGAGCAGGGTGTCGGCATCGCCCAGATGCACCATCATCGAGCCGTAGTAGTTGCGGTTCTTGCGGATCAGGCGCTTGGCCTCGGCCAGGGTGATGCCCTTGCGCTGACGCAGTTTGAAAAATTCCTCGGTATATCTCTCCGCCTGGGGAGCCGTCATGGGGTCGATGATTTCGACATTGCCGAGATCGAGCCCCAGCTCCCTGATGCGGGCGTTGATCTCGTCCGGATTGCCGAGCAGCACGGGAACGGCGATGCTTTCGTCGAGGAGAATCTGTGCCGCGCGCAGGATCTTGTCTTCTTCACCTTCAGGAAAGACGATGCGTTTCGGACTCGCTTTGGCCTTGTTGATCATGGTGCGCATGACCTGCTTGGAGCGGCCTTGCAGCGCTTCCAGGGACTCGCGGTAAGCATTCATGTCCTTGATGGGACGGCGGGCGACGCCCGTATCCATGGCGGCCTGGGCCACGGCCGGCGCGACGTGCAGCAGAACGCGCGGGTCGAAGGGTTTGGGGATGATGTAGTTGCGGCCGAACTTGATGTCCTCGCCGGCATAGGCCCGGCGAACCGAGTCGGGCACGTCCATCTTGGCCAGATCCGCCAGCGCCTTGACGGCGGCGAGCTTCATTTCCACGTTGATGGCGCGCGCGTGGGTGTCCAGGGCGCCGCGGAACAAAAACGGGAAGCACAGCACGTTGTTGACCTGATTGGCATAGTCGGAACGGCCGGTGCCGATGATGACGTCGTCGCGCACGGCCTTGGCTTCGGGCGGGGTGATTTCCGGATCGGGGTTGGCCATGGCGAACACGATGGGATCCTTGGCCATGGATTTGAGCATCTCGGGCGTCAGGGCGCCCTTGGAGGAGAGGCCGAAGAAGATGTCGGCTCCGACAATCGCTTCGGCCAGGGTGCGCGCATCCGTCTCGGCGGCCAGGCGTTCCTTGTATTCGTTCATCCCTTCCGTGCGGCCCTTGTAGATGACTCCCTTGGTGTCGCACAGGATGACGTTGTTCTTGTCGATCCCCATGGTGATGGCCAAACTGGCGCTGGCGATGCCGGAGGCGCCGGCGCCGTTGACGACCATTTTCACCTTCTTGATGTCCTTGCCGACGATCTCCAGGGCGTTGAGCATGCCGGCCGAGGCGATGATGGCGGTGCCGTGCTGATCATCGTGGAACACGGGGATGTCCATGATTTCGCACAGCTTCTCCTCGATGTAGAAGCATTCGGGCCCCTTGATGTCTTCGAGGTTGATCCCGCCGAAGGTCGGTTCAAGAAGTTTAACGGTGCGGATCAACTCATCGGGATCCTTGGTGTCGATTTCGATGTCGAACACATCGATGTCGGCAAAGCTTTTAAACAGAACCCCTTTGCCCTCCATGACCGGCTTGCCGGCCAGGGCGCCGATGTCGCCGAGACCCAGGACCGCGGTGCCGTTGGACACCACCGCGACCAGGTTGCCCTTGGCGGTGTATTCATAGGCATCGGCCGGATTCTTCTCGATTTCCAGGCAGGGCTCGGCGACGCCGGGGCTGTAGGCGAGGGAGAGGTCGCGACTGGTGGCGCAGGGTTTGGTCGTGATGACCTCGATTTTACCTTTGCGGCCAGTGCTGTGGTAGTCCAGAGCATCTTGACGTTTGGACATGGGACACCAATCCTTTCACATGTTGGGGTTGAGAAAAAAATCACATGGCAAATAAAGCATGGGGTATAATTTACCTTTAAGTATTTCCTTTTTACTTTCGCTGAAAAAATTTTTGGTTTTAGTCGTTTTTTCAAGTAGATATTTATTTTGGTTAAAAACCATAGCGACGGCGCTGCATGCTTGTCAAGAATAATCGCGGCGGCGCCGCGGTTGGGGTGAAACGCTGTTTAGCCCTTCTTGATACCGCCCTTGCCAAGCAACGGCGGTGCCAAGAAAAAATGCCGTATACCAGGGATAAAAAATATCGTTACTTTTCTTGGGGTCAAGGCATGTTTATCATGAGTTCGGCTGATTTCGGGAACTGCCGGATCGTGCCGGCGGGCGGCCGATTTTGGCCAGAACCGGCGAACCCCTTGCCCGTCGGCCTCAAGTCGTCTTGCTCCTTCCCGGAAATGGGATAGGATGTTGTCATTGTTTGAGGAGAGGTGCCGGCCATGGTCATGACCGTCGGTGTATTGTCCGATACGCATTTGCGCGGGGGCAGAGATTCTTTCGCGTTTCTGGAACGTCTGGCGCGGGACTATTTCGCCGAGGCGCAAGCGGTCGTTCATGCCGGCGATCTGGTCGATCCGGCCATCCTGGAGGCGTTTTCGCCCCTGCCGGTCTATGGGGTGCGCGGCAACATGGATCTGGCCCATGCCGATCTTCCGCCCAAGCGAATCCTCACCTTGGAGGGCTTCCGCATCGGCCTGATTCACGGCTGGGGGGCTGCCTGCGGGTTGGAGGAGCGTTTGCTGGAGGAGTTTGCCGGTGCAAATCTCGATTGTCTGGTCTACGGCCACAGCCACCAGCCCCTCAACGAGCAGCGCGGCAAGCTGCTGCTGTTCAATCCCGGCAGCCCCGTCGACCCGCGTCAGGCACCCTTTCCCAGCGTGGGGCGGCTGCATTTGAATTCGACGAATCAAACCATTCGCGGCGAAATTCTGCGTTGCGGCTGAGCGCGGGGAAAGGATCGATCAAGAAATCATGGATTGTCTGTGGGCGCCTTGGCGCATGACCTACATCAACGGCGAACCCGAAGGGAGCTGTATTTTCTGCCTGCGCGATCGAGAGGACGAAGATCGGCGCCGCCAGGTGCTTCATCGCGGCGACCACGCCTTTGTCATCATGAACCGCTTTCCCTACACCAACGGGCATGTGATGGTGGCGCCCTTTCGCCACAGCGCCGATCTGGAAGATTTCAGCGATGCCGAGGTGGTCGAGATGCACCGCCTGGTCGCTCTCGCGCGCCGGGTGCTGACCCAGGTTTCGCGACCCGACGGCTTCAACATCGGACTGAACCTTGGACGCGCCGCCGGGGCCGGGGTGACGGATCATCTGCACTACCATGTGGTGCCGCGCTGGAACGGCGATACCAATTTCATGCCGGTGTTCGCCGATGTGCGCGTGGTGCCCCAGCACCTGGAGGAAACCTACGGGCTGCTGCGCCGGGCTTTTCTGGAGGCGGTTCACCAGGCCTAGACCGCGGCCCTCGCGCAACGTTTTGAATTCCTCGCGGCCCTGTGATACTCTGGCGCCGCCGAAATTCCCACCCGTTGTCACGACACTCCCCCATCTCCCTGGAAAGGATGATCGCTCAATGCTTGAACTGCTCAAACAGGGCGGGCCCTTCATGTGGCCCATCGGCGCCTGCTCGGTGATTGCCCTGGCCATCTTTCTGGAGCGTGCCTTTGTCTATTTCCGCATTCGTCAGGGTTCGGATCATCTGTTGCGCGAGATTGAAAAACTCGCCGCGCAACGCAAGTTCGACGAGGCCGTCATCATCTGTCAGCGCACCGGCACCCCTCTGGCGCGCATCTTCATCGCCGCCCTGCGCGCCGCAGGGCGCAGCCGCGACCAGATCAAGACCCTGGTGGAAGAAGCAGGCAATCGCGAGGCGGCGCCCCTGGCGCGCTATCTCGGGCTGCTGGCGACCATCGCCAACATCTCGCCGCTGCTGGGGTTGCTGGGCACGGTGTGGGGCATGATCCAGGCCTTCAACGTCATCGCCACCCAGGGGGTCGGCACCCCGGCGACGCTGGGCGGGGGCATTTCCCAGGCGCTGATCACCACCGCCGCCGGTCTGACCGTGGCGATCCCCACCATTCTCGGCCATCGTTATCTGAGCGGTCGCGCCGAGCGCATCACCCTGGAAATGGAAGAATATTCCCTGCACCTCGTCGATTTGCTGGAGAGCTAGGCCATGGCTTTTCGCCGCAGACGTTCCGAGGAAGTGCGCGTCGACATCACTCCCATGGTCGACGTGGTGTTTCTGCTGCTGATTTTTTTCATGATTTCCACCACCTTCGTGGAAACGCCGGGCATCGACATCAAACTGCCTGAATCGGGAGCTCAGGCCATCGAGCGCGAACCCGAGGAGCTCAAGGTGTATCTCTCCCGCGAGGGCGATATTTTTGTCGGCGAGGAAAAAACCACCCTGGCCGCCTTGCGCGAACGCCTCGCCGATTATGGGCCGCGGGCCGCGCAAACCACCTTTCTGCTGCTGGCCGACCGTGAGGCGCGCCACGGCCGGGTCGTGGAACTGATGGATGCCGCGCGCGCCGCCGGGTTCAGTCGTCTGGCCATTGCCACGGAGGAGGAGCGAGGTCGCTGATGGATCGGGAATTGCTCATCGGTATCGATCTCGGCGGCACCAACTGTCGCCTGGCCCTGGTCGACGGCCGCGGCGAGATCGGTGAGGGTTCGCGCCTCTCCAGCCGCGAGTTTGTCGACGCCGAGGATCTGGTGGAGCGTCTCGCCCTGGAATGCCGCGCCCTGATGGAGCACGCCCGCCGTCAGGGAGGCCGGGTGCGGGCGGTCGGCGCCGGTGTTCCGGGGCTGGTGGATGGCACCGGCACCGTTCTGACGGCGCCCAATCTTGGGATTCTCGACGGATTGCCGCTTGGCGCGGCTTTGGAAAAACGCCTCGGCCTGCCCGTGGCCGTTCTCAACGATGCCAACGCCATCGCCTGGGGCGAAAAGATCTGGGGCGCGGCCATCGATCTGGATTCCTTTCTGGCGCTCACCCTCGGCACGGGCGTGGGCGGCGGGCTCATTCTCGGCGGGCGTCTGTGGGTCGGCGCCGATGGCTGCGCCGGCGAAGTGGGCCATCTCAATGTCGAAGCGCACGGGCGCATCTGCGGGTGCGGCAGTCGCGGCTGCCTGGAGCAATATTCCTCGGCGAGCGGTATTCTGCGCTCGGTGCGCGACGCCCTCGCGCAAGGTCGAGACTCGACCCTTTCGCAAATCAATGATCAGGACCTGAGCGCTGCGGCGGTCGGCGCGGCCGCGCGCGGCGGCGATGCCTTGGCGCTGGAGGTGCTGCGCGAGGCTGGTCGGCGACTCGGCCAGGTTCTGGCCGGCGTCGCCAATCTGCTCAACCTGGACGGCGCGGTGATCTGCGGCGGTGTGGCGTCCAGCCTTGATCTTTTCTTGCCGGCCTTAAATCAGGAGCTGTTCGCGCGCGCCTTCGATCGACCGGCGCGGCGCATGCGCATTTTCGCCGGTGCCCTGGGCGACCGAGCCGGGATTCTCGGCGCGGCCCATTTTGCCTGCCATCCCCAGGCGGCTTGGTCGGCCCGAAGCGAAAGTTGATCAAGATTTATCAAGCCAGAATTATGATATTTTGCTAATTATTTCTTGACCGCGACATGCAAGCCGGTTAATCTTTGGGGAATCATCAAACCCAATCACGGGGGGATCACGGGCGTGAGGGTCAATAGCAACATCGATCGGAAAGTGCTCTATGCGCTGGGTGGCGTCGGTCTGGGCATTCTTGCTCCCATCGGCTGGGTTCTGCTCCATCCCTTGCTCTTTTGGTCGCCGGATATGGGTTATTGGACGCAGGTGGGACGCAGCCTGCTCAGCGGCGGCGAAAATCTGGCCCTTTATCTCTATATGGGCGGCGGGACGGCCGTGGTGCTCGGCTGCTTCGGTTTTTTCATCGGCAAGTCGAGCCAGGCGATTCATGAGCGCGCCCGCAGCCTGAACGATCTCAACCAGGCCGTGGCCAGTCAGAAGGAAGAATTCGAGCGGCGCTTTCGCGACCTCAACGCCAGCATCAAGAAGTTTCATTCCATCAACGCCAACATCCAGAAGACCATCGTCGCCGACGAAGTCCTGCAACTGGCCGCCGAGGGCCTGCATCGCATCCTCGGCTATGATCGGGTCAACATCTTCATGGTCGACGAGAGCCGCAACGCCCTTCAGTGGGTGGCCTGCCGCAGCGCCGATGCGGCGGGTCAGCTGCCGGTCATTCCCTTGGATCGCCGCGCCGGGGCCCTGTTTCTCGCCGTCAGGGAGCGTCGCATCATCCTGGTGGACAACGTGCGCGAGATGGCGCCCGAATACCGCCTCGAACCGCCGTTGCGCGATCTGCCCCAGCTGCGTTCGCGCAGCTTTATTCTCTGTCCCATCCTCGTCAACGATCAGGTGGTTGGCCTGTTCGGCGTCGACAACAAATCCAAGCAGAAGGAACTCGACGAAACCGATGTGGATACCGTCAAGCTGTTTGCCGATCAGGTGTCGGCGGCCCTGACCAAAATCAATCTGATCGGAGCGGTCGAGGCGCTGATCCGCGAGCTCAATCACACCTTCGACGATTTCGCCAGATACCGCGAGGATTACTCGCGTCTCATTTCCTCCCTCAAGCGCGCCACGGCGTCCACGGCGTCTTCCATCACCGAAATCGCCGGCGGCGCCGATGTGGTGCGCGACGCGGTCAACAGTACTCAGTCGGCTTCCAGCGAGATTTCCGTCTCCATCGAGGAAGTGTCCCAGAACATGAAGCTGCTGACCGATTTCATGGAAAATTCCATTTCGGCCATGACGGAAATTTCCACGACCATCCGTACCGTGGAGGAGAACGGCGCCGTTTCCCAGCAGATGTCGGAAACCGTGCAGAAACAGGCCGAGGAAGGCGTGGCGGCTGTCGCCAACACGCTCGAGGGGTTGCAGGGCATCGCCCAGGCGGTGCGCGATGCCGCCTCGGTCATCGAAACCCTGTCTCAGAAGAGCCAGGAAATCGACCAGATCACCACCGTGATCAACGAAATCACCCAGAAGACCAACCTGTTGGCGCTCAACGCGGCGATCATCGCCGCCCAGGCCGGCGAACAGGGGCGCTCCTTCGGCGTGGTCGCCGAGGAGATTCGCGGGCTCTCCCAGGAAACCGCCAGTTCCACCGGCGCCATCACCCAGATCATTCAGGAAATTCAGGATTCCACCCATCGGGCGGTGGGCCATATCGGGCGCACCGGCGAATGGGTGGACAAGGGTCTCGACATGGGGCGCGGCACGGAAAAATCCCTGCGGCGGATTCTGGAAAGCTCGGTCAAGGCCATGGGCATGGCCCGCGAAATCCGCAGCGCCACCCAGGAAGTCGCGCACAGTGCCGAATACGTGAGCAAATCCATCGAGGAATTGGGGGAGATGACCGCCCAGGTGTCCCTCGCCTTCCGCGAGCAGGCGCAGGGAACGCGCAGCATCGTCAAGTCCATCGAGGACATCAAGAACATGGCCGACGACATGGTGGTGGCCACGGCCAAGCAGGAAAAGGACACCCGCGACATCGAAACCGGCGTCGAATCGGTGCAGCAGATGGCCGAGCGGATCTTTACCGAAATGGATGAGCGGCGCAAGCAGAGCCGCGAGGTGGTGGAACGCCTGGAGCGTTTGAAGCAGGCCTGATGCACGACGAAAAGAGCAGGGGTGAGGGATGAAGGAAAGGGGGCGCGATGCCCCCTTTTTATTTGGAAAACCCGTCGATGAGATGCAGCACCTTCTCGCGATGCGGACAGCGGTCCCGTTCGTGAGAGCAATTTTCGATCTCGCAGGGCTCGATGTGGATGGTGACGTCGGCGCCGCGAATTTCCTCCTCGATGCGTGTTTCCAGGTGATCGGCGATGCGATGGGCCTCGTCCACGGAAAGGTGACGGCACAGGGTCAGGTGGAAATCCATGATCTTCTGGGAGCCGGCGCGGCGGGTGCGCAGATTGTGAAAATCGAGGTGCAGATCGCCGTGGGCGCGTATCAGGCTGGTGATTTCGGCACGCACCGCTTCGGGCAATTCCTCGTCGAGCACGTCGCGCAGGCCGTGGCGCACCAGGCGCGCGGCCTCGAAAAGGATGTAGCAGGCGATGGCGATGGAGAGCACCGGGTCGAGCCAGGGCAGGTCGAGAAGACGAATCACCACCAGGCCGAGCAGCAGCCCGGCGTTGGTGTAGACGTCCATGGAGAAATGCAGGGAATCGGCCTTGAGGGCCGAGGAATCGGTTTCGCGGGCCACGCGCAGCAGGTGCCGGCTGATCAGCCAGGAGGCGACCAGCGAGAGCAGCAGCACGGCGATGCCGCCCTCGACGGCGCGCAGTTCGCTGCCCAGGTAAAGCCTGCGAAGCGATTCGCCGATGATCAGCAGTCCCGAGAGGGCGATGATGGAGCTCTGCGCCAGGGTGGCCAGGGTTTCGTATTTGCCGTGGCCGAAGGGGTGGTTCTTGTCGGCGGGTTTTTCCGCCTGGGTGATGGCGACCAGATTCACGCCGGACATGAGGATGTCGAGCAGCGAGTCGACGGCCGAGGAGAGAATCGCCATGGAGCCGGTGAACAGACCCGTCGCCAGTTTGAGGACGGCAAGCCCCGCGGCGGTCGCCACCGACAGGCGGGCGGCTCTGATCTTGCGGTTGGCGCGCGCCACCGGGGGTCAGTCCTTGAGGCTGCAGGCCCGTTCCCAGCTCGGGTAGCCGTCGCCGGTGATGGACCAGAAGGATTCGATGCGCTCGTGGTAGAAATCCAACTCCTCGCACGGGCGGGCAAGTTCCTCGGCCTGCCGTTCGCTGATCAGGCCCCTATGCGCCAGGAATCGGTAAAAGGCGG
Encoded here:
- a CDS encoding metallophosphoesterase family protein, yielding MVMTVGVLSDTHLRGGRDSFAFLERLARDYFAEAQAVVHAGDLVDPAILEAFSPLPVYGVRGNMDLAHADLPPKRILTLEGFRIGLIHGWGAACGLEERLLEEFAGANLDCLVYGHSHQPLNEQRGKLLLFNPGSPVDPRQAPFPSVGRLHLNSTNQTIRGEILRCG
- a CDS encoding HIT family protein — encoded protein: MDCLWAPWRMTYINGEPEGSCIFCLRDREDEDRRRQVLHRGDHAFVIMNRFPYTNGHVMVAPFRHSADLEDFSDAEVVEMHRLVALARRVLTQVSRPDGFNIGLNLGRAAGAGVTDHLHYHVVPRWNGDTNFMPVFADVRVVPQHLEETYGLLRRAFLEAVHQA
- a CDS encoding MotA/TolQ/ExbB proton channel family protein, which translates into the protein MLELLKQGGPFMWPIGACSVIALAIFLERAFVYFRIRQGSDHLLREIEKLAAQRKFDEAVIICQRTGTPLARIFIAALRAAGRSRDQIKTLVEEAGNREAAPLARYLGLLATIANISPLLGLLGTVWGMIQAFNVIATQGVGTPATLGGGISQALITTAAGLTVAIPTILGHRYLSGRAERITLEMEEYSLHLVDLLES
- a CDS encoding ExbD/TolR family protein, with translation MAFRRRRSEEVRVDITPMVDVVFLLLIFFMISTTFVETPGIDIKLPESGAQAIEREPEELKVYLSREGDIFVGEEKTTLAALRERLADYGPRAAQTTFLLLADREARHGRVVELMDAARAAGFSRLAIATEEERGR
- a CDS encoding ROK family protein, with product MDRELLIGIDLGGTNCRLALVDGRGEIGEGSRLSSREFVDAEDLVERLALECRALMEHARRQGGRVRAVGAGVPGLVDGTGTVLTAPNLGILDGLPLGAALEKRLGLPVAVLNDANAIAWGEKIWGAAIDLDSFLALTLGTGVGGGLILGGRLWVGADGCAGEVGHLNVEAHGRICGCGSRGCLEQYSSASGILRSVRDALAQGRDSTLSQINDQDLSAAAVGAAARGGDALALEVLREAGRRLGQVLAGVANLLNLDGAVICGGVASSLDLFLPALNQELFARAFDRPARRMRIFAGALGDRAGILGAAHFACHPQAAWSARSES
- a CDS encoding methyl-accepting chemotaxis protein, with translation MRVNSNIDRKVLYALGGVGLGILAPIGWVLLHPLLFWSPDMGYWTQVGRSLLSGGENLALYLYMGGGTAVVLGCFGFFIGKSSQAIHERARSLNDLNQAVASQKEEFERRFRDLNASIKKFHSINANIQKTIVADEVLQLAAEGLHRILGYDRVNIFMVDESRNALQWVACRSADAAGQLPVIPLDRRAGALFLAVRERRIILVDNVREMAPEYRLEPPLRDLPQLRSRSFILCPILVNDQVVGLFGVDNKSKQKELDETDVDTVKLFADQVSAALTKINLIGAVEALIRELNHTFDDFARYREDYSRLISSLKRATASTASSITEIAGGADVVRDAVNSTQSASSEISVSIEEVSQNMKLLTDFMENSISAMTEISTTIRTVEENGAVSQQMSETVQKQAEEGVAAVANTLEGLQGIAQAVRDAASVIETLSQKSQEIDQITTVINEITQKTNLLALNAAIIAAQAGEQGRSFGVVAEEIRGLSQETASSTGAITQIIQEIQDSTHRAVGHIGRTGEWVDKGLDMGRGTEKSLRRILESSVKAMGMAREIRSATQEVAHSAEYVSKSIEELGEMTAQVSLAFREQAQGTRSIVKSIEDIKNMADDMVVATAKQEKDTRDIETGVESVQQMAERIFTEMDERRKQSREVVERLERLKQA
- a CDS encoding cation diffusion facilitator family transporter; the protein is MARANRKIRAARLSVATAAGLAVLKLATGLFTGSMAILSSAVDSLLDILMSGVNLVAITQAEKPADKNHPFGHGKYETLATLAQSSIIALSGLLIIGESLRRLYLGSELRAVEGGIAVLLLSLVASWLISRHLLRVARETDSSALKADSLHFSMDVYTNAGLLLGLVVIRLLDLPWLDPVLSIAIACYILFEAARLVRHGLRDVLDEELPEAVRAEITSLIRAHGDLHLDFHNLRTRRAGSQKIMDFHLTLCRHLSVDEAHRIADHLETRIEEEIRGADVTIHIEPCEIENCSHERDRCPHREKVLHLIDGFSK